Proteins co-encoded in one Halorussus vallis genomic window:
- a CDS encoding type II/IV secretion system ATPase subunit codes for MNDESDRRRDENPEGEADSGGAEPRSEGGGRGRERPSHGPDGDRHETDGDADEETGSEGGEDSDTGNADDDGGAGEADETADDADDADDVDDESNDPGGSGGEPEDSDGDDGDSDGTPGPLDLSDDELASARVTVGEYTWRDCEEDVFWEDGGPPTNWRGKPYPFEPEEYLGFDPEKTGDRVDDAAETAAGLSAYFEAFLDPEETPVELGEYLWEHFRYEYYYDEDDDGMARPRDGDGEVVPFDRSEWLGHDDLGASVFEGGLAVTDLSADFEAWLDPATTPVTKGDYYWEHFKYEYYYEDTSVTAPERPRDEEGEIERFDEEEWLGFPEDDLEDLLAEGAAKAEKLLEVEDERTLDVPEELDEDAFFSTVEGHTTVVNRYDLEKAVALPKKQHFREVDRYWVNKPYSFVIIFHSEKENETKYYLIEPYCTRIEDDLKEFLTGKLRTSIKYSSEEVVVEAEEEEREEVIERETLRLLARYDLYAENTGERAEQLKQALARYDETRDAVSASLARARESTDAALEPVRESYLDYVEKRRDDDAEAADESAASADGEDDDGPEDETPDEPETPETPTEPTPEADADSDGDEEVAADGGTVDGEGDDAGAPASDASAPAATEQPASPPEPESPDGPVAAEESEASGAADDAEGEADGDAERRDDPEPRIRLDEYLDLDFDASGSLREQVRAAVEAKIEELEPDESGGLDGISVRPEPVLLEEDEETLSEYQAEKLLYFLRRDFIGYERIDGIKHDINVEDISVDGYNSPVFVYHTDYEQIITNVYHGETELDDFVVKMAQRSGKGISKRQPQVDATLPDGSRAQLTLGREVSDHGTNYTIRQFKDVPFTPIDLVNWNTFSLEEMAFLWLAIENHKSLIFAGGTASGKTTSLNAVSLFIPSNTKIVSIEDTREVELPQRNWIASVTRPSFSDDDKGDVDEFDLLEAALRQRPDYIVMGEIRGEEGRTLFQVMSTGHTTYTTFHADTVGEVLKRFTTEPINVSKTLFTALDLVSIQTQTRVQGSKVRRNKSLTEINHYDPENDEINVQDIFQWRAEDDEFMRLSGSNTMEEIMFDRGWNHDQLEDEILKRRVILAYLIKNGLNEYTQVAATAQAFINDPDTILTLIANGNLEESLHDLREMESVHIDIDPEKEEMVPRPDPDPETYELARGILAEAEDRLLDDYRGEDADAEGLAVALAKSHEATDAPTDSGDAPDLPFDDEMLDAVEFETNPESTEDDRPSAGEAVGQRSESGGTRDGSGDATTPRRPDAVERSTTADEFESAAPASDEPANDRPVSADPTPAESGRRESGTELGQGDLAAESESVDGDESPSTDDGDASSTDDEETPSFGEFEAAFDESETGTTDDDGSAGSDADADAEDRS; via the coding sequence ATGAACGATGAATCGGACCGGAGGAGGGACGAGAACCCCGAGGGGGAAGCGGATTCGGGTGGGGCCGAACCTCGGTCCGAAGGCGGCGGCCGGGGTCGGGAGCGACCGTCCCACGGACCGGACGGCGACCGCCACGAGACTGACGGCGACGCCGACGAGGAAACCGGTTCGGAGGGCGGCGAGGACTCCGACACCGGGAATGCCGACGACGACGGCGGAGCGGGCGAGGCAGACGAGACGGCCGACGACGCTGACGACGCAGACGATGTCGACGACGAATCGAACGACCCCGGAGGGAGCGGCGGGGAACCGGAGGACTCCGACGGGGACGACGGCGACTCCGACGGAACGCCCGGTCCGCTGGACCTCTCCGACGACGAACTCGCCTCGGCGCGGGTCACTGTCGGCGAGTACACCTGGCGGGACTGCGAGGAGGACGTCTTCTGGGAGGACGGCGGCCCGCCGACCAACTGGCGGGGCAAACCGTACCCCTTCGAACCCGAGGAGTACCTCGGCTTCGACCCCGAGAAAACCGGCGACAGGGTGGACGACGCCGCCGAAACCGCCGCGGGGCTGAGCGCCTACTTCGAGGCGTTCCTCGACCCCGAGGAGACGCCGGTCGAACTCGGCGAGTACCTCTGGGAGCACTTCCGCTACGAGTACTACTACGACGAGGACGACGACGGGATGGCGCGCCCGCGCGACGGGGACGGCGAAGTCGTGCCCTTCGACCGGAGCGAGTGGCTCGGCCACGACGACCTGGGGGCGAGCGTCTTCGAGGGCGGCCTGGCGGTCACCGACCTGAGCGCCGACTTCGAGGCGTGGCTCGACCCCGCGACGACGCCCGTCACGAAGGGCGACTACTACTGGGAGCACTTCAAGTACGAGTACTACTACGAGGACACGAGCGTCACCGCGCCCGAACGCCCCCGCGACGAGGAGGGCGAAATCGAGCGCTTCGACGAGGAGGAGTGGCTCGGCTTCCCCGAAGACGACCTCGAAGACCTGCTGGCGGAGGGCGCGGCCAAGGCCGAGAAACTGCTGGAGGTCGAGGACGAGCGCACGCTCGACGTGCCCGAGGAACTGGACGAGGACGCCTTCTTCTCGACCGTCGAGGGCCACACCACGGTGGTCAACCGCTACGACCTGGAGAAGGCGGTGGCGCTCCCGAAGAAACAGCACTTCCGGGAGGTCGACCGCTACTGGGTCAACAAGCCCTACTCGTTCGTCATCATCTTCCACTCCGAGAAGGAGAACGAGACGAAGTACTACCTGATAGAGCCCTATTGCACCCGCATCGAGGACGACCTGAAGGAGTTCCTGACCGGAAAGCTCCGGACCTCCATCAAGTACTCCAGCGAGGAGGTGGTCGTCGAGGCGGAGGAGGAAGAGCGTGAGGAGGTCATCGAGCGCGAAACCCTGCGACTGCTCGCTCGCTACGACCTCTACGCGGAGAACACCGGCGAGCGCGCCGAGCAGTTGAAGCAGGCGCTTGCCCGGTACGACGAAACCAGAGACGCCGTCTCGGCGTCGCTCGCCCGTGCGCGAGAGAGCACCGACGCCGCGCTCGAACCGGTCCGCGAGAGCTACCTCGATTACGTCGAGAAGCGCCGCGACGACGACGCGGAGGCGGCCGACGAGTCGGCCGCCTCCGCCGACGGAGAGGACGACGATGGGCCGGAGGACGAGACGCCCGACGAACCCGAAACGCCCGAGACACCGACCGAACCGACGCCCGAAGCCGACGCCGACTCCGACGGAGACGAGGAAGTCGCCGCGGACGGCGGGACGGTCGACGGCGAGGGTGACGACGCGGGAGCGCCCGCGTCGGACGCGAGCGCTCCCGCGGCGACCGAGCAACCGGCGTCACCACCCGAACCCGAATCGCCGGACGGTCCCGTCGCGGCGGAGGAATCGGAAGCGTCCGGCGCGGCGGACGACGCCGAAGGCGAGGCCGACGGGGACGCCGAGCGACGGGACGACCCCGAGCCCCGAATCCGACTCGACGAGTACCTCGACCTCGACTTCGACGCCTCGGGGAGCCTGCGCGAGCAGGTCCGCGCCGCGGTGGAGGCGAAGATCGAGGAACTCGAACCCGACGAGTCGGGCGGCCTCGACGGCATCTCGGTCCGGCCGGAACCGGTGTTGCTCGAAGAGGACGAGGAGACGCTCTCGGAGTACCAGGCCGAGAAACTGCTCTACTTCCTGCGCCGGGACTTCATCGGCTACGAGCGCATCGACGGCATCAAACACGACATCAACGTCGAGGACATCTCCGTCGACGGCTACAACTCGCCCGTCTTCGTCTACCACACCGACTACGAGCAGATCATCACCAACGTCTACCACGGCGAGACAGAACTCGACGACTTCGTGGTCAAGATGGCCCAGCGGTCCGGAAAGGGTATCAGCAAGCGCCAACCCCAGGTCGACGCCACCCTGCCGGACGGCTCCCGCGCTCAACTCACGCTCGGGCGGGAGGTTTCGGACCACGGCACCAACTACACCATCCGGCAGTTCAAGGACGTACCGTTCACGCCCATCGACCTCGTCAACTGGAACACCTTCAGCCTGGAGGAGATGGCGTTCCTCTGGCTGGCCATCGAGAACCACAAGTCGCTCATCTTCGCGGGCGGTACGGCGTCCGGGAAGACCACCAGCCTGAACGCCGTCTCGCTGTTCATCCCGAGCAACACGAAGATCGTCTCCATCGAGGACACCCGCGAGGTCGAGTTGCCCCAGCGCAACTGGATCGCCAGCGTCACCCGACCCTCCTTCAGCGACGACGACAAGGGCGACGTCGACGAGTTCGACCTGCTGGAAGCCGCGCTCCGCCAGCGCCCCGACTACATCGTGATGGGCGAAATCCGCGGCGAGGAGGGCCGCACGCTCTTCCAGGTCATGTCGACGGGTCACACCACCTACACCACCTTCCACGCCGACACGGTCGGCGAGGTGTTGAAGCGGTTCACCACGGAACCCATCAACGTCAGCAAGACCCTCTTCACCGCCCTCGACCTCGTCTCCATCCAGACCCAGACCCGGGTCCAGGGGAGCAAGGTCCGGCGGAACAAGTCGCTGACCGAGATCAACCACTACGACCCCGAGAACGACGAGATCAACGTCCAGGACATCTTCCAGTGGCGCGCCGAGGACGACGAGTTCATGCGCCTGTCCGGGTCGAACACCATGGAGGAGATCATGTTCGACCGCGGGTGGAACCACGACCAGTTGGAGGACGAGATCCTGAAGCGCCGGGTCATCCTCGCATACCTCATCAAGAACGGCCTGAACGAGTACACCCAGGTCGCCGCCACCGCCCAGGCGTTCATCAACGACCCTGACACCATCCTCACCCTCATCGCCAACGGGAACCTGGAGGAGAGCCTCCACGACCTCCGGGAGATGGAGAGCGTCCACATCGACATCGACCCCGAGAAGGAGGAGATGGTGCCCCGGCCCGACCCGGACCCCGAGACGTACGAACTCGCCCGGGGCATCCTCGCGGAGGCCGAGGACCGCCTGCTCGACGACTACCGCGGCGAGGACGCCGACGCCGAGGGACTGGCGGTCGCACTCGCTAAGTCCCACGAGGCGACCGACGCGCCGACCGACTCTGGCGACGCCCCGGACCTGCCGTTCGACGACGAGATGCTCGACGCCGTGGAGTTCGAGACGAACCCCGAGTCGACCGAGGACGACCGACCGTCGGCGGGTGAGGCGGTCGGGCAGCGAAGCGAGTCCGGCGGGACCCGAGACGGGTCCGGCGACGCGACGACGCCGCGCCGACCCGACGCCGTCGAACGGAGCACCACGGCCGACGAGTTCGAAAGCGCCGCCCCGGCGAGCGACGAACCCGCGAACGACCGCCCGGTGAGCGCCGACCCGACTCCGGCGGAGTCGGGTCGGCGCGAGTCCGGTACCGAACTCGGTCAGGGCGACCTCGCCGCGGAGTCCGAGTCGGTCGATGGCGACGAGTCGCCTTCGACCGACGACGGGGATGCCTCCTCGACCGACGACGAGGAAACCCCCTCGTTCGGCGAGTTCGAAGCCGCCTTCGACGAGAGCGAAACCGGGACGACCGACGACGACGGTTCCGCGGGTAGCGACGCCGACGCCGACGCGGAGGACCGGTCATGA
- a CDS encoding ABC transporter ATP-binding protein, translated as MTDGEPLLSVRNLKKHYPITEGMLSKEVGRVRAVDGVSFDIARGETLGLVGESGCGKSTAASSIIRLEEPTAGEVIFNSNQYDDVAHTGDGPHPNDVTRFDDKRLKEFRRQAQMIYQDPSSSFDPRMTIGESVAEPLRVHGLTDKARRRAIVEDLLERVGLSADDVHRYPHEFSGGQKQRVGLARALVLNPELIVADEPVSALDVSVQAEVLSLMDEIQEEFSLSMLLISHDMGVVREVCDRVAVMYLGEIVEIGPTEELFENPQHPYTQALLSSIPRPDPRKRGMGIELTGDVPSPSDPPSGCRFHTRCPKVIQPEGYDFEQTHWRAVMNFRERVAKHEIDVGAVREFAAAEDGGNVEEADVPLDRIDEVLREEFDIPEQLSDPSAESVLAEAIEYVSEGDFDRADDLLSTEFETVCESRTPEFIETRPGQRASCLLHTYEEADDSKRSASLDD; from the coding sequence ATGACTGACGGCGAACCGCTGCTGTCGGTCCGCAACCTCAAGAAGCACTACCCCATCACCGAGGGGATGCTCTCGAAGGAGGTCGGCCGCGTGCGGGCGGTCGACGGCGTGAGCTTCGACATCGCTCGCGGCGAGACGCTCGGCCTGGTCGGCGAGTCGGGCTGTGGTAAGTCAACGGCCGCCTCGTCGATCATCAGACTGGAGGAGCCGACCGCCGGCGAGGTCATCTTCAACAGCAACCAGTACGACGACGTCGCCCACACCGGCGACGGTCCGCATCCGAACGACGTCACCCGGTTCGACGACAAACGGCTCAAGGAGTTCCGCCGGCAGGCCCAGATGATCTATCAGGACCCCTCCTCAAGCTTCGACCCCCGGATGACAATCGGCGAGTCGGTCGCCGAACCGCTCCGGGTCCACGGGCTGACCGACAAGGCGCGGCGGCGGGCCATCGTCGAGGACCTCCTCGAACGCGTCGGCCTCTCGGCCGACGACGTCCACCGCTACCCCCACGAGTTCTCAGGCGGGCAGAAACAGCGCGTCGGACTCGCGCGGGCGCTCGTGTTGAACCCCGAACTCATCGTCGCCGACGAACCGGTGTCGGCGCTCGACGTCTCCGTGCAGGCGGAGGTGCTCTCGCTGATGGACGAGATTCAGGAGGAGTTCTCGCTCTCGATGCTGCTCATCAGCCACGACATGGGCGTGGTCCGGGAGGTCTGCGACCGCGTCGCGGTGATGTACCTCGGCGAGATCGTCGAGATCGGACCGACCGAAGAGCTGTTCGAGAACCCCCAGCACCCCTACACGCAGGCGCTGCTCTCGTCGATACCGAGGCCCGACCCCCGAAAGCGCGGGATGGGCATCGAACTCACCGGAGACGTGCCGTCGCCGTCGGACCCGCCGTCGGGCTGTCGGTTCCACACTAGGTGCCCGAAGGTCATCCAACCGGAGGGCTACGACTTCGAGCAGACCCACTGGCGAGCGGTGATGAACTTCCGCGAGCGAGTCGCCAAGCACGAGATCGACGTCGGCGCGGTCCGGGAGTTCGCCGCCGCCGAGGACGGCGGGAACGTCGAGGAGGCCGACGTCCCGCTCGACCGGATAGACGAAGTCCTCCGCGAGGAGTTCGACATCCCCGAGCAACTCTCGGACCCCTCGGCGGAGTCGGTGCTCGCGGAGGCCATCGAGTACGTCTCCGAGGGCGATTTCGATCGAGCCGACGACCTGCTCTCGACCGAGTTCGAGACGGTGTGCGAGAGCCGGACGCCCGAGTTCATCGAAACCAGGCCGGGCCAGCGGGCGAGCTGTCTGCTACACACCTACGAGGAGGCCGACGACTCCAAGCGGTCCGCGTCGCTGGACGACTGA
- a CDS encoding ABC transporter ATP-binding protein → MTETQPLLSVRNLKTTFETDEGDVQAVDGVDFDVNQGETVCIVGESGSGKTVASESITRIIDMPPGKIDGEVRFRGRDIGEMSDRELRELRGGDIAHVFQNPQDALNHCYTVGWQIVEAIRLHDDVSKPAAREQAIELLDRVGIPEATARFDDYPHQFSGGMKQRVMIAMALATQPDLLIADEPTTALDVTIQAQILRLLAELQEEFGMSILLITHDLGVVAEVADRVVVMYSGKVMEQGDVFDLFENPTHPYTQALLKCLPGRGDRTEGIPGSLPDPTNPPDGCRFAARCPYAVDECHTGDQPPLAATDSEDHRASCIYYTSGYDESVVTETGPADTPTGNRGGADDD, encoded by the coding sequence ATGACGGAAACCCAACCACTGCTGTCCGTTCGGAATCTCAAGACGACGTTCGAGACCGACGAAGGAGACGTTCAGGCGGTCGACGGCGTCGACTTCGACGTGAACCAGGGCGAAACCGTCTGCATCGTCGGCGAGTCGGGGTCGGGCAAGACCGTCGCCAGCGAGTCGATCACCCGGATCATCGACATGCCGCCGGGGAAGATAGACGGCGAGGTCCGATTCAGGGGCCGCGACATCGGCGAGATGAGCGACCGGGAACTGCGGGAACTGCGCGGCGGCGACATCGCGCACGTGTTCCAGAACCCCCAGGACGCGCTCAACCACTGTTACACGGTGGGGTGGCAGATCGTCGAGGCCATCCGCCTCCACGACGACGTCTCGAAGCCGGCGGCCCGCGAGCAAGCCATCGAACTGCTCGACCGGGTCGGCATCCCGGAGGCGACCGCCCGCTTCGACGACTACCCCCACCAGTTCTCGGGCGGGATGAAACAGCGGGTCATGATCGCGATGGCGCTGGCGACCCAACCGGACCTGCTCATCGCCGACGAACCGACGACCGCGCTCGACGTCACCATCCAGGCCCAGATACTCCGACTGCTCGCCGAACTCCAGGAGGAGTTCGGGATGAGCATCCTGCTTATCACCCACGACCTGGGGGTCGTCGCCGAGGTGGCCGACCGTGTCGTCGTCATGTACTCGGGGAAGGTCATGGAGCAGGGCGACGTCTTCGACCTCTTCGAGAACCCGACCCACCCCTATACACAGGCGCTGTTGAAGTGCCTCCCCGGCCGGGGCGACCGGACCGAGGGGATTCCGGGGTCGCTTCCCGACCCGACGAATCCGCCGGACGGGTGTCGGTTCGCCGCGCGGTGTCCCTACGCGGTGGACGAGTGTCACACCGGCGACCAGCCGCCGCTGGCGGCGACCGACAGTGAGGACCACCGCGCCTCCTGCATCTACTACACGTCGGGGTACGACGAATCGGTAGTCACGGAAACCGGGCCGGCCGACACGCCGACCGGGAACAGAGGAGGTGCCGACGATGACTGA
- a CDS encoding ABC transporter permease translates to MATERPRSERFEDVDWEEVSRQGGLPVTPRTAGLLATLGAMTVLFLYDVFMVDPYTPTFAAVGWEYDVSQLDWLFALTLVMLFFYAVIPMYQNPRMTRYYWRNFKKNRAAVISLVYLLVIFVVGLLGPLFLKQPEIALFQKYQPPIGLTVDSSVPIQCVGEVSNGQCHGTWKYPFGTTGQGKDILTIIVYGMQVSMKIGLITSLLVMTIGSIVGTVAAYAGGLVDELLMRYVDIQMVFPSFLLYLLMVYMFGGSLFTFILIFGGLTWGNNARYVRSNALQKTEEEYIKAAKTSGANTWYVIRRHLIPNTASSIITDLTLLIPVFILAEAQLAFLGLGDSSVPSWGQIIAAGRGDLSTAWWITTIPGFFLFFTILAFNFLGDALLDALNPQADSKSDT, encoded by the coding sequence ATGGCTACGGAACGACCTCGTTCGGAACGATTCGAAGACGTCGACTGGGAAGAGGTGTCCCGGCAGGGTGGTCTGCCGGTCACGCCGCGAACCGCGGGACTGCTGGCGACGCTCGGTGCCATGACAGTCCTGTTCCTGTACGACGTGTTCATGGTCGATCCGTACACGCCGACCTTCGCGGCCGTCGGGTGGGAGTACGACGTCTCGCAACTCGACTGGCTGTTCGCGCTCACGCTGGTCATGTTGTTCTTCTACGCCGTGATTCCGATGTACCAGAATCCGCGGATGACCCGGTACTACTGGCGGAACTTCAAGAAGAACCGGGCGGCGGTCATCAGCCTGGTGTATCTGCTGGTCATCTTCGTCGTCGGCCTCCTCGGCCCGCTGTTCCTCAAACAGCCGGAGATCGCGCTCTTCCAGAAGTACCAGCCGCCGATCGGGCTCACGGTGGACTCGTCCGTCCCCATCCAGTGCGTCGGCGAGGTGAGCAACGGGCAGTGTCACGGAACGTGGAAGTATCCGTTCGGAACGACCGGTCAGGGCAAGGACATCCTGACCATCATCGTCTACGGGATGCAGGTGAGCATGAAGATCGGGCTCATCACGTCGCTGCTGGTGATGACCATCGGCAGCATCGTCGGCACCGTCGCGGCGTACGCCGGCGGACTGGTCGACGAGTTGTTGATGCGGTACGTCGACATCCAGATGGTGTTCCCGAGCTTCCTGCTCTACCTGCTAATGGTCTACATGTTCGGCGGGAGCCTGTTCACCTTCATCCTCATCTTCGGCGGACTCACCTGGGGCAACAACGCCCGGTACGTGCGTTCGAACGCGCTCCAGAAGACCGAAGAGGAGTACATCAAGGCGGCGAAGACCAGCGGTGCCAACACCTGGTACGTCATCCGCCGTCACCTGATACCGAACACCGCCAGCAGCATCATCACCGACCTCACGCTGCTCATCCCCGTCTTCATCCTCGCCGAGGCCCAACTGGCGTTCCTCGGACTCGGCGACTCGTCGGTGCCGTCGTGGGGTCAGATCATTGCGGCCGGCCGAGGCGACCTGTCGACGGCGTGGTGGATCACGACGATACCGGGATTCTTCCTGTTCTTCACCATCCTGGCGTTCAACTTCCTCGGCGACGCGCTGCTGGACGCGCTCAACCCGCAAGCCGACTCGAAATCTGACACGTAA
- a CDS encoding ABC transporter permease → MGMRWYVARRVLWSLIATYLILSVTWGLLAVTPDKDIRQAKIEAAQRGQDAEAAAERIRKLKGMDRPLWVRYTDYMTDIVTLNWGWSESRAQPVTQAIWESLRYTVQYSVPWTLLTLILGPAVGLYSAANQYTTKDHLATLFAFFGYAIPNFWFGIILLVIFGVHLGWVPVVYDSSVPVFSWANVKQLILPVFVLTTGSIGSIMRVSRNESAEYLNADFVKTARAKGADERRLLTRHILRPASVPMSTTFVGTMIYLFIGASYLVEVVFGIPGLGMLTLKAIQAQDTALVLGTSFIGIFVAVIGNLLQDITYTILDPRISFGDR, encoded by the coding sequence ATGGGTATGAGATGGTACGTAGCCCGACGGGTACTGTGGTCGCTCATCGCCACGTACCTCATCCTCTCGGTCACGTGGGGGCTACTCGCGGTGACACCAGACAAGGACATCCGGCAGGCGAAGATCGAGGCGGCACAGCGAGGACAGGACGCCGAAGCCGCGGCCGAGCGAATCCGAAAGCTGAAGGGGATGGACCGGCCGCTGTGGGTTCGGTACACCGATTACATGACCGACATCGTCACGCTGAACTGGGGGTGGTCCGAATCCCGCGCCCAACCGGTGACGCAGGCGATCTGGGAGTCGTTACGTTACACGGTCCAGTACTCCGTCCCCTGGACGCTGTTGACGCTGATACTCGGCCCGGCCGTCGGGCTCTACTCCGCGGCGAACCAGTACACGACGAAGGACCACCTAGCGACGCTGTTCGCGTTCTTCGGATACGCGATTCCGAACTTCTGGTTCGGCATCATACTGCTGGTCATCTTCGGCGTCCACCTCGGCTGGGTACCGGTGGTGTACGACAGTTCCGTCCCGGTGTTTAGCTGGGCGAACGTCAAACAGCTCATCCTGCCCGTGTTCGTCCTCACAACCGGGTCGATCGGGAGCATCATGCGCGTCTCGCGTAACGAGTCGGCGGAGTACCTCAACGCCGACTTCGTGAAGACCGCGCGGGCGAAGGGCGCCGACGAACGGCGCCTGCTGACCAGACACATCCTTCGGCCGGCGTCGGTTCCGATGTCGACGACCTTCGTCGGGACGATGATCTATCTGTTCATCGGCGCGTCGTACCTCGTCGAGGTCGTGTTCGGCATTCCCGGACTCGGCATGTTGACCCTGAAGGCGATCCAGGCCCAGGACACCGCGCTCGTCCTCGGCACCTCGTTCATCGGGATCTTCGTCGCGGTCATCGGCAACCTGCTACAGGACATCACGTACACGATACTCGACCCGCGGATCAGCTTCGGTGATCGATAA
- a CDS encoding ABC transporter substrate-binding protein, which translates to MPSGNNRVDTTTQDRPGMKRRRWLQAVGLGGIAGLAGCQGTDTPQDSTTTESTTTGDVGFGTETGTDTQTTSEMKELPKVGGTYTDAISSDITTLNPLYNTESTAGTLIMQALDSAYYFEPGQKLFPYWMDLTTDDGRVWTAKLKENLQWSEPYGQMTAEDWVYMIKEIHQTEWSGTAASTDWYRNDEPIPVEKTGKYTFDIKLPEVDPMFHKKPTMWGAQCVPKKLVKPYVDKQDVDGLKKDKKLLNLSFNGNLGPYNLDTWERSKKVVFTRNDSYYMREDTDMPKLYQKAPYFDKRVTQVIQESSSRLGALKTGQIDVAQVPPNKASQFKSRDDTYLNVTPQPYIVKIAYNMRANGWKPFRKQKVRQALGCAVDKKKLVRGVYRGYANPAYTYQPRWSQWYDSEQVVQYGTGDLYGSEVTRKRMKEALKGTDYGYNGKKLVDGNGEQVELTLYHSAGQSDEKATAEFVAQEFQQNAGIKVTVNGMPGAQFDKKYVQQSAPDKPKWNISSYNAGPRDQATSQKPWDMSLVYGLNTYPMTPSSAETFFLKKGGFNYYGYYPSYDFKSLFSKASKTVDKAKRKQIYGEIFGKLSKDQPMGMLVMNSDIYGYRNGIVGPVEEFFSGYDEMIWYKEDGQ; encoded by the coding sequence ATGCCATCTGGCAACAATAGAGTTGATACCACGACCCAAGATCGTCCCGGGATGAAGCGCCGACGGTGGCTGCAGGCCGTCGGCCTCGGCGGTATCGCCGGGCTGGCCGGCTGTCAAGGGACGGATACCCCGCAGGATAGCACCACGACCGAGTCGACGACCACGGGCGACGTCGGATTCGGCACTGAAACGGGGACGGACACCCAGACGACGAGCGAGATGAAGGAGCTCCCGAAGGTCGGCGGGACCTACACGGACGCCATCAGTTCGGACATCACGACGCTCAACCCGCTCTACAACACCGAGAGCACCGCGGGGACCCTCATCATGCAGGCGCTCGACAGCGCCTACTACTTCGAGCCGGGTCAGAAGCTGTTCCCCTACTGGATGGACCTCACGACCGACGACGGTCGGGTCTGGACCGCCAAACTGAAGGAGAACCTCCAATGGAGCGAACCCTACGGCCAGATGACGGCGGAAGACTGGGTCTACATGATCAAGGAGATCCACCAGACCGAGTGGTCCGGGACCGCCGCCAGCACCGACTGGTACCGCAACGACGAGCCCATTCCGGTCGAGAAGACGGGCAAGTACACCTTCGACATCAAGCTCCCGGAGGTCGACCCCATGTTCCACAAGAAGCCGACGATGTGGGGCGCACAGTGCGTGCCCAAGAAACTCGTCAAGCCCTACGTGGACAAGCAGGACGTCGACGGGTTGAAGAAGGACAAGAAACTGCTGAACCTCTCGTTCAACGGGAACCTCGGTCCGTACAACCTCGACACCTGGGAGCGCAGCAAGAAGGTGGTCTTCACCCGCAACGATAGCTACTACATGCGGGAGGACACCGACATGCCGAAACTGTACCAGAAGGCTCCGTACTTCGACAAGCGTGTCACGCAGGTCATCCAGGAGTCCAGTTCCAGGCTGGGTGCGCTCAAGACCGGCCAGATCGACGTCGCGCAGGTGCCGCCGAACAAGGCCTCGCAGTTCAAGAGCCGCGACGACACCTACCTGAACGTCACCCCCCAGCCGTACATCGTCAAGATCGCGTACAACATGCGGGCGAACGGCTGGAAGCCGTTCCGGAAGCAGAAGGTGCGCCAGGCGCTGGGCTGTGCGGTCGACAAGAAGAAGCTCGTCAGGGGCGTCTACCGCGGCTACGCGAACCCCGCCTACACGTACCAGCCGCGCTGGTCGCAGTGGTACGACAGCGAGCAGGTCGTCCAGTACGGCACCGGCGACCTCTACGGGTCCGAGGTGACCCGCAAGCGGATGAAGGAGGCGCTCAAGGGCACCGATTACGGCTACAACGGCAAGAAGCTCGTCGACGGCAACGGTGAGCAGGTCGAACTCACGCTGTACCACAGCGCGGGTCAGTCGGACGAGAAGGCGACCGCCGAGTTCGTGGCCCAGGAGTTCCAGCAGAACGCGGGCATCAAGGTCACTGTCAACGGGATGCCGGGCGCGCAGTTCGACAAGAAGTACGTCCAGCAGTCGGCGCCGGACAAACCCAAGTGGAACATCAGCTCCTACAACGCCGGTCCGCGCGACCAGGCGACGAGCCAGAAACCGTGGGACATGTCGCTCGTCTACGGTCTCAACACGTACCCGATGACGCCGAGTTCCGCCGAGACGTTCTTCCTGAAGAAGGGCGGGTTCAACTACTACGGCTACTACCCGAGCTACGACTTCAAGTCGCTGTTCTCGAAGGCGTCCAAGACGGTCGACAAGGCGAAGCGCAAGCAGATCTACGGGGAGATCTTCGGCAAACTGTCGAAGGACCAGCCGATGGGCATGCTGGTGATGAACTCCGACATCTACGGCTACCGCAACGGCATCGTCGGGCCGGTCGAGGAGTTCTTCAGCGGATACGACGAGATGATCTGGTACAAGGAAGACGGACAGTAA